A genomic window from Centroberyx gerrardi isolate f3 chromosome 14, fCenGer3.hap1.cur.20231027, whole genome shotgun sequence includes:
- the ccdc187 gene encoding coiled-coil domain-containing protein 187 isoform X2, producing the protein MAELEIDQSHLPRVQEVCQCFAVLEDGALAHNLQEQEIEHYYTTNIQKNQLVQNDIRMAKRLQDEEEEQRTQQRAFLRQASRQLEEQDSEYARVIQEEIQRCAEEAHRREQEDEEMAKRIQEEEEQRVRRRSRGQESLSDGSTSGPALPSPHQHTLSSLHQGEGQHHPSTATRWQCATSHTHSDFTGPQAESPRGVAAQKNTTPWSNEGHTDSIRQIRNELTEPLSEDSEDLDTVFSEQLSVWSQRPDKRLNTVPCQRRASLHQPRERNYRSLHSRSSFTEERRGWVEDRGEWHEDNKYGDLEERRARNRQRERNHREEGEGWHRNRGHDRDSRSVEVRERRCSRSESVRLQNRDRHSERDLARTWTYKDSNDKHVRFQDVTRSCTSYQGESSRVWEMLGQVLRERGVVVRHGIHGAPQQTRPQSRDSQVLHGSEVSYGDSQPHLKVFQRAASTRRSYHGDIRERKRSSYRENSERDYRGDQKRHHDIPANVENDGVEVYEECGRDSGLANRERGGSVWRRWRGDRSAKDDEREEDANYDRDCRVRRTTSERRCWQKETEEKLSSEEEEEVERTVERPRQRVPQRSQSLSSTGASTRSRSRHAPAGAAVQPEAEGASLDLGELQQVLQDEELARRLQEEEDGQLRRSPQPSPRNSYPEGDFRVAQVAQDEEIARFMQKQEIKSKRRSRELEGPASWREHREMINHHDRRAARERQVQRERLDSEGLPSPTEDFSPENQPPSPVSTIPQAQQIRNIAEELDPTFQARRQGSETLRGGQTVGPACQPLPIPHSGLHDLLEEPTFIPPTKRQSDKSGRTKAKEKKENCKQQ; encoded by the exons TGTGCCAGTGTTTTGCTGTGCTGGAGGATGGAGCGTTGGCCCACAACCTGCAGGAACAGGAGA TCGAGCATTACTACACCACCAACATCCAGAAGAACCAGCTAGTGCAGAATGACATTCGCATGGCCAAGAGGCtgcaggatgaggaggaggagcagcggaCCCAGCAGAGAGCCTTCCTCAGACAGGCCTCCAGACAGCT agAGGAGCAGGATTCAGAGTATGCCCGTGTGATCCAGGAGGAGATCCAGAGGTGTGCTGAGGAGGCGCACAGAAGGGAGCAGGAGGATGAG GAAATGGCTAAAAGAatccaggaagaggaggagcagagggtccggaggaggagcagagggcaggagagcCTCAGTGACG GCAGCACCAGTGGTCCTGCTCTGCCATCCCCACACCAGCACACACTCAGCAGCCTTCACCAAGGAGAGGGGCAGCACCACCCATCTACTGCCACCAGGTGGCAATGTGCTACCTCTCACACCCATTCAGACTTCACTGGGCCTCAGGCTGAGTCCCCCAGGGGGGTAGCAGCTCAGAAAAACACAACTCCATGGTCAAATGAAGGACACACAGATTCCATTAGGCAAATCAGGAATGAATTGACAGAGCCTTTGAGTGAGGACTCAGAGGACTTGGACACAGTTTTCTCTGAACAGCTCTCTGTCTGGTCCCAGAGACCGGATAAAAGACTCAACACTGTGCCTTGTCAACGCCGGGCGTCTTTACATCAGCCACGAGAGAGAAACTACAGAAGTCTTCACTCTCGCAGCAGCTTCACAGAGGAGCGCAGAGGCTGggtggaggacagaggagagtggCATGAGGACAATAAATATGGtgacctggaggagaggagggcgagGAATAGGCAACGAGAAAGGAATCAtagagaggagggtgagggtTGGCATAGGAACAGAGGGCATGATAGGGACTCTAGGTCAGTAGAGGTAAGAGAAAGGCGATGCAGTCGCAGTGAATCTGTTAGACTACAGAACAGGGATAGACACAGTGAAAGAGACTTAGCAAGGACCTGGACCTATAAGGATAGCAATGACAAACATGTCCGCTTTCAGGATGTTACCAGGAGCTGTACTAGTTACCAGGGTGAAAGCAGCCGAGTGTGGGAGATGCTGGGTCAGGTCctcagagagaggggtgtggtTGTGAGGCATGGTATCCACGGGGCGCCACAGCAAACCAGGCCTCAAAGCAGAGACAGCCAGGTGCTTCATGGGAGTGAGGTCTCATACGGCGACTCCCAACCACATCTGAAGGTCTTCCAGAGAGCTGCCAGCACCAGGCGCAGTTACCATGGAGATatcagggagaggaagagatcgTCATACCGAGAGAACAGTGAGAGGGATTATAGAGGAGACCAAAAGAGGCACCATGACATCCCGGCTAATGTGGAGAATGATGGAGTGGAGGTCTATGAGGAGTGTGGTAGAGATTCAGGTCTGGCTAACAGAGAAAGGGGGGGCAGTGTgtggagaaggtggagagggGACAGATCCGCTAAGGATGacgagagggaggaggacgCAAATTACGATCGTGATTGCAGGGTCAGGAGGACAACAAGCGAACGCAGGTGTTGGCAGAAGGAAACGGAAGAAAAGTTaagctcagaggaggaggaggaggtggagaggacagTAGAGCGGCCCCGTCAAAGAGTCCCACAGCGTAGCCAAAGTCTCAGCAGCACTGGGGCTTCAACCAGGAGTAGGTCAAGGCACGCACCAGCAG GAGCTGCAGTGCAGCCGGAGGCAGAGGGGGCGTCTCTGGACCTGggggagctgcagcaggtccTACAGGATGAGGAACTGGCTCGcaggctgcaggaggaagaggacgggCAGTTGAGGAGG AGCCCTCAGCCCTCTCCACGCAATTCTTACCCAGAGGGAGACTTCAGAGTGGCACAAGTGGCTCAGGACGAG GAAATTGCACGATTTATGCAGAAGCAGGAAATCAAGTCAAAGCGTAGGTCCCGTGAGCTAGAAGGACCGGCATCATGGCGTGAACACAGAGAGATGATCAATCACCATGACAGAAGAgctgccagagagagacag GTCCAGCGGGAGAGACTGGACTCAGAGGGCCTTCCTTCCCCCACTGAGGACTTCTCCCCAGAGAACCAGCCGCCCAGCCCCGTCTCCACCATACC ACAAGCCCAGCAGATCAGAAACATTGCAGAGGAGCTGGACCCAACCTTCCAGGCTAGGAGGCAAGGCAGCGAGACCCTCAGAGGGGGACAAACAG TAGGCCCAGCGTGTCAGCCACTTCCCATCCCACATTCTGGCTTACATGACTTGCTGGAGGAGCCGACCTTCATCCCGCCCACCAAGCGGCAAAGCGACAAATCAGGACGCACCAAAGccaaagagaagaaggagaattGTAAGCAGCAGTAA
- the ccdc187 gene encoding coiled-coil domain-containing protein 187 isoform X1, with amino-acid sequence MAELEIDQSHLPRVQEVCQCFAVLEDGALAHNLQEQEIEHYYTTNIQKNQLVQNDIRMAKRLQDEEEEQRTQQRAFLRQASRQLYGAPEPSKTLEEQDSEYARVIQEEIQRCAEEAHRREQEDEEMAKRIQEEEEQRVRRRSRGQESLSDGSTSGPALPSPHQHTLSSLHQGEGQHHPSTATRWQCATSHTHSDFTGPQAESPRGVAAQKNTTPWSNEGHTDSIRQIRNELTEPLSEDSEDLDTVFSEQLSVWSQRPDKRLNTVPCQRRASLHQPRERNYRSLHSRSSFTEERRGWVEDRGEWHEDNKYGDLEERRARNRQRERNHREEGEGWHRNRGHDRDSRSVEVRERRCSRSESVRLQNRDRHSERDLARTWTYKDSNDKHVRFQDVTRSCTSYQGESSRVWEMLGQVLRERGVVVRHGIHGAPQQTRPQSRDSQVLHGSEVSYGDSQPHLKVFQRAASTRRSYHGDIRERKRSSYRENSERDYRGDQKRHHDIPANVENDGVEVYEECGRDSGLANRERGGSVWRRWRGDRSAKDDEREEDANYDRDCRVRRTTSERRCWQKETEEKLSSEEEEEVERTVERPRQRVPQRSQSLSSTGASTRSRSRHAPAGAAVQPEAEGASLDLGELQQVLQDEELARRLQEEEDGQLRRSPQPSPRNSYPEGDFRVAQVAQDEEIARFMQKQEIKSKRRSRELEGPASWREHREMINHHDRRAARERQVQRERLDSEGLPSPTEDFSPENQPPSPVSTIPQAQQIRNIAEELDPTFQARRQGSETLRGGQTVGPACQPLPIPHSGLHDLLEEPTFIPPTKRQSDKSGRTKAKEKKENCKQQ; translated from the exons TGTGCCAGTGTTTTGCTGTGCTGGAGGATGGAGCGTTGGCCCACAACCTGCAGGAACAGGAGA TCGAGCATTACTACACCACCAACATCCAGAAGAACCAGCTAGTGCAGAATGACATTCGCATGGCCAAGAGGCtgcaggatgaggaggaggagcagcggaCCCAGCAGAGAGCCTTCCTCAGACAGGCCTCCAGACAGCTGTATGGAGCTCCTGAACCCTCCAAGACACT agAGGAGCAGGATTCAGAGTATGCCCGTGTGATCCAGGAGGAGATCCAGAGGTGTGCTGAGGAGGCGCACAGAAGGGAGCAGGAGGATGAG GAAATGGCTAAAAGAatccaggaagaggaggagcagagggtccggaggaggagcagagggcaggagagcCTCAGTGACG GCAGCACCAGTGGTCCTGCTCTGCCATCCCCACACCAGCACACACTCAGCAGCCTTCACCAAGGAGAGGGGCAGCACCACCCATCTACTGCCACCAGGTGGCAATGTGCTACCTCTCACACCCATTCAGACTTCACTGGGCCTCAGGCTGAGTCCCCCAGGGGGGTAGCAGCTCAGAAAAACACAACTCCATGGTCAAATGAAGGACACACAGATTCCATTAGGCAAATCAGGAATGAATTGACAGAGCCTTTGAGTGAGGACTCAGAGGACTTGGACACAGTTTTCTCTGAACAGCTCTCTGTCTGGTCCCAGAGACCGGATAAAAGACTCAACACTGTGCCTTGTCAACGCCGGGCGTCTTTACATCAGCCACGAGAGAGAAACTACAGAAGTCTTCACTCTCGCAGCAGCTTCACAGAGGAGCGCAGAGGCTGggtggaggacagaggagagtggCATGAGGACAATAAATATGGtgacctggaggagaggagggcgagGAATAGGCAACGAGAAAGGAATCAtagagaggagggtgagggtTGGCATAGGAACAGAGGGCATGATAGGGACTCTAGGTCAGTAGAGGTAAGAGAAAGGCGATGCAGTCGCAGTGAATCTGTTAGACTACAGAACAGGGATAGACACAGTGAAAGAGACTTAGCAAGGACCTGGACCTATAAGGATAGCAATGACAAACATGTCCGCTTTCAGGATGTTACCAGGAGCTGTACTAGTTACCAGGGTGAAAGCAGCCGAGTGTGGGAGATGCTGGGTCAGGTCctcagagagaggggtgtggtTGTGAGGCATGGTATCCACGGGGCGCCACAGCAAACCAGGCCTCAAAGCAGAGACAGCCAGGTGCTTCATGGGAGTGAGGTCTCATACGGCGACTCCCAACCACATCTGAAGGTCTTCCAGAGAGCTGCCAGCACCAGGCGCAGTTACCATGGAGATatcagggagaggaagagatcgTCATACCGAGAGAACAGTGAGAGGGATTATAGAGGAGACCAAAAGAGGCACCATGACATCCCGGCTAATGTGGAGAATGATGGAGTGGAGGTCTATGAGGAGTGTGGTAGAGATTCAGGTCTGGCTAACAGAGAAAGGGGGGGCAGTGTgtggagaaggtggagagggGACAGATCCGCTAAGGATGacgagagggaggaggacgCAAATTACGATCGTGATTGCAGGGTCAGGAGGACAACAAGCGAACGCAGGTGTTGGCAGAAGGAAACGGAAGAAAAGTTaagctcagaggaggaggaggaggtggagaggacagTAGAGCGGCCCCGTCAAAGAGTCCCACAGCGTAGCCAAAGTCTCAGCAGCACTGGGGCTTCAACCAGGAGTAGGTCAAGGCACGCACCAGCAG GAGCTGCAGTGCAGCCGGAGGCAGAGGGGGCGTCTCTGGACCTGggggagctgcagcaggtccTACAGGATGAGGAACTGGCTCGcaggctgcaggaggaagaggacgggCAGTTGAGGAGG AGCCCTCAGCCCTCTCCACGCAATTCTTACCCAGAGGGAGACTTCAGAGTGGCACAAGTGGCTCAGGACGAG GAAATTGCACGATTTATGCAGAAGCAGGAAATCAAGTCAAAGCGTAGGTCCCGTGAGCTAGAAGGACCGGCATCATGGCGTGAACACAGAGAGATGATCAATCACCATGACAGAAGAgctgccagagagagacag GTCCAGCGGGAGAGACTGGACTCAGAGGGCCTTCCTTCCCCCACTGAGGACTTCTCCCCAGAGAACCAGCCGCCCAGCCCCGTCTCCACCATACC ACAAGCCCAGCAGATCAGAAACATTGCAGAGGAGCTGGACCCAACCTTCCAGGCTAGGAGGCAAGGCAGCGAGACCCTCAGAGGGGGACAAACAG TAGGCCCAGCGTGTCAGCCACTTCCCATCCCACATTCTGGCTTACATGACTTGCTGGAGGAGCCGACCTTCATCCCGCCCACCAAGCGGCAAAGCGACAAATCAGGACGCACCAAAGccaaagagaagaaggagaattGTAAGCAGCAGTAA
- the ccdc187 gene encoding coiled-coil domain-containing protein 187 isoform X3, which translates to MAELEIDQSHLPRVQEVCQCFAVLEDGALAHNLQEQEIEHYYTTNIQKNQLVQNDIRMAKRLQDEEEEQRTQQRAFLRQASRQLYGAPEPSKTLEEQDSEYARVIQEEIQRCAEEAHRREQEDEEMAKRIQEEEEQRVRRRSRGQESLSDGAAVQPEAEGASLDLGELQQVLQDEELARRLQEEEDGQLRRSPQPSPRNSYPEGDFRVAQVAQDEEIARFMQKQEIKSKRRSRELEGPASWREHREMINHHDRRAARERQVQRERLDSEGLPSPTEDFSPENQPPSPVSTIPQAQQIRNIAEELDPTFQARRQGSETLRGGQTVGPACQPLPIPHSGLHDLLEEPTFIPPTKRQSDKSGRTKAKEKKENCKQQ; encoded by the exons TGTGCCAGTGTTTTGCTGTGCTGGAGGATGGAGCGTTGGCCCACAACCTGCAGGAACAGGAGA TCGAGCATTACTACACCACCAACATCCAGAAGAACCAGCTAGTGCAGAATGACATTCGCATGGCCAAGAGGCtgcaggatgaggaggaggagcagcggaCCCAGCAGAGAGCCTTCCTCAGACAGGCCTCCAGACAGCTGTATGGAGCTCCTGAACCCTCCAAGACACT agAGGAGCAGGATTCAGAGTATGCCCGTGTGATCCAGGAGGAGATCCAGAGGTGTGCTGAGGAGGCGCACAGAAGGGAGCAGGAGGATGAG GAAATGGCTAAAAGAatccaggaagaggaggagcagagggtccggaggaggagcagagggcaggagagcCTCAGTGACG GAGCTGCAGTGCAGCCGGAGGCAGAGGGGGCGTCTCTGGACCTGggggagctgcagcaggtccTACAGGATGAGGAACTGGCTCGcaggctgcaggaggaagaggacgggCAGTTGAGGAGG AGCCCTCAGCCCTCTCCACGCAATTCTTACCCAGAGGGAGACTTCAGAGTGGCACAAGTGGCTCAGGACGAG GAAATTGCACGATTTATGCAGAAGCAGGAAATCAAGTCAAAGCGTAGGTCCCGTGAGCTAGAAGGACCGGCATCATGGCGTGAACACAGAGAGATGATCAATCACCATGACAGAAGAgctgccagagagagacag GTCCAGCGGGAGAGACTGGACTCAGAGGGCCTTCCTTCCCCCACTGAGGACTTCTCCCCAGAGAACCAGCCGCCCAGCCCCGTCTCCACCATACC ACAAGCCCAGCAGATCAGAAACATTGCAGAGGAGCTGGACCCAACCTTCCAGGCTAGGAGGCAAGGCAGCGAGACCCTCAGAGGGGGACAAACAG TAGGCCCAGCGTGTCAGCCACTTCCCATCCCACATTCTGGCTTACATGACTTGCTGGAGGAGCCGACCTTCATCCCGCCCACCAAGCGGCAAAGCGACAAATCAGGACGCACCAAAGccaaagagaagaaggagaattGTAAGCAGCAGTAA
- the tnfrsf9a gene encoding tumor necrosis factor receptor superfamily member 9a codes for MSVILWVLGVSLLTQGCLSSPGVTESGCSKWSIKGGNACCDICNPGNRVVKPCGPDPKALCTPCEPNTYTADPKQYSCTRCTQCEGAQVLVTECTSTTDTVCGCKEGLTCGDKHCSFCFKECGKGEEPAEKRSCRKCPDGTFNDQIHQKCKPRRTSCSHPDEYIVDNGNAVSDIECSKIPTPETVTKPVKPAEHTFWPVVIICAVLTCLGLITIYITKVIKMIKKSKKTKKTITQTPIITTPTDDPRTLIAVECSFHEAQQEQGSSSESLASKDSKNQLIV; via the exons ATGTCTGTCATCCTGTGGGTGTTGGGTGTCTCTCTGCTCACACAGGGCTGCCTAAGCAGTCCTGGAGTCACTGAGAGTGGCTGCAGCAAATGGAGCATCAAAGGAGGCAACGCTTGCTGCGATATCTGCAATCCAG gaaatCGTGTGGTCAAGCCCTGTGGTCCAGACCCGAAAGCCCTTTGTACTCCATGTGAGCCTAATACCTACACAGCGGACCCTAAACAGTACTCCTGTACCAGGTGTACTCAGTGTGAAG gtgctCAGGTCCTAGTGACAGAATGCACAAGCACCACTGACACAGTGTGTGGCTGTAAAGAAGGACTCACATGTGGAGACAAGCACTGTTCATTCTGTTTCAAGGAGTGTGGCAAAGGCGAGGAACCTGCAGAGAAAC GTTCTTGCAGAAAATGTCCAGATGGAACCTTCAATGACCAAATTCACCAAAAGTGTAAACCCCGGAGAACCAG CTGCTCCCATCCGGATGAATACATTGTGGACAATGGGAATGCAGTTAGTGACATCGAGTGTTCTAAAATACCAACTCCTGAAACGGTGACGAAGCCTGTTAAGCCGGCTG aacACACATTTTGGCCAGTAGTGATCATATGTGCTGTCCTCACCTGCTTGGGTTTGATAACCATTTACATCACCAAGGTCATCAAAATGATCAAGAAAAGCAAGAAGACTAAAAAGACGATCACACAAACACCTATAATCACAACTCCTACAG ATGATCCCAGGACACTGATAGCGGTAGAGTGCAGTTTCCATGAAGCCCAGCAAGAGCAAGGTAGCAGCTCAGAGTCTTTGGCCTCCAAGGACTCCAAAAATCAACTCATCGTATGA